From a region of the Rathayibacter sp. VKM Ac-2804 genome:
- a CDS encoding nucleoside hydrolase codes for MTAPTVPVFLDCDTGIDDSLALAYLLRSPLADLVGISTVSGNTDARQAAVNSLGLLALAGRTDVPVAVGAHDFLEEPYSGGSPHVHGENGIGGVLLPAGAEPVDEDPADLLLRLAREHEGELRLIAIGPLTNLALALRKHPELPSLLHSVTVMGGAGLAPGNVTAVAEANIWHDPAAAAEVVAADWDLTLVPLDVTMKHLLDEEQRDVLIRSADPLASAIGHALDYYFDFYVGHFGDRTAALHDPMAAAIAVGALELTSAPRVPVEVDTSFGPGRGQTLPDLRGLYRDMHPEGARTRFVLSLAAPFAPHLIDVITGA; via the coding sequence GTGACCGCACCCACCGTCCCCGTCTTCCTCGACTGCGACACCGGCATCGACGACTCCCTCGCCCTGGCCTACCTGCTGCGCTCGCCGCTCGCCGACCTCGTCGGCATCAGCACCGTCAGCGGCAACACCGACGCCCGCCAGGCCGCCGTGAACAGCCTGGGCCTCCTCGCCCTCGCCGGGCGCACCGACGTCCCCGTCGCGGTCGGCGCGCACGACTTCCTCGAGGAGCCCTACTCCGGCGGGTCCCCGCACGTGCACGGCGAGAACGGCATCGGCGGCGTGCTGCTGCCCGCCGGCGCGGAGCCGGTCGACGAGGACCCCGCGGACCTGCTGCTCCGCCTCGCCCGCGAGCACGAGGGCGAGCTGCGGCTGATCGCGATCGGCCCGCTGACGAACCTGGCGCTCGCGCTGCGGAAGCACCCCGAGCTGCCGTCGCTCCTGCACTCCGTCACGGTGATGGGCGGCGCCGGGCTGGCGCCGGGCAATGTGACCGCGGTCGCCGAGGCGAACATCTGGCACGACCCGGCCGCCGCGGCCGAGGTCGTGGCCGCGGACTGGGACCTCACGCTCGTCCCGCTGGACGTGACGATGAAGCACCTCCTGGACGAGGAGCAGCGCGACGTCCTGATCCGCTCCGCCGACCCGCTGGCGTCCGCGATCGGGCACGCGCTCGACTACTACTTCGACTTCTACGTCGGCCACTTCGGCGATCGCACGGCCGCGCTGCACGACCCGATGGCCGCCGCCATCGCCGTCGGCGCCCTCGAGCTCACCTCGGCCCCGCGCGTCCCCGTCGAGGTCGACACCTCCTTCGGCCCCGGCCGCGGCCAGACCCTCCCCGACCTCCGCGGCCTCTACCGCGACATGCACCCCGAGGGCGCCCGCACCCGCTTCGTCCTGTCGCTCGCCGCGCCGTTCGCGCCGCACCTGATCGACGTGATCACGGGCGCCTGA